TTCTGATTATTTTTGCAAGTTCTTAATCAATTTTTATGGGGAAAAGGAAAGTTTTTGTGCCTTGGAACAAAGTGTTTCAAGCAATTGAAACATCTTGAAACAAAGAGTCATGAAATATTGAACTTATACAATAATCGCTCATCAAATGCACTGGCGGAGTCTTTCGATGCTAAAATCAAACTGTTTCGGGCTAATCTAAGAGGAGTCGCAGACAAAAAGTTCTTTCTTTTTCGAATTGCTAACTTATATGCATATCCCCATTAATTTGCTACTGAGCCGTTGTTAGGGACAGCGTCAAAGATTTCGTATTCTGATCAGGTGGGGCACTCTCCTAAATAATAGAAAACCACACCCCTCTCCATCACAGAGAAAGAATGTGGTTAATACAAAAAAAGGGGTTTCTTTTTATAATTCCCGTATGTTGTTATAGAAAATCATTAATATCTACTTTCGTATAAGTAAGGTTTTCACCTTC
This genomic window from Bacteroides sp. AN502(2024) contains:
- a CDS encoding transposase — its product is MQVLNQFLWGKGKFLCLGTKCFKQLKHLETKSHEILNLYNNRSSNALAESFDAKIKLFRANLRGVADKKFFLFRIANLYAYPH